The Lutibacter sp. A64 genome segment AAAGCAACGAAATGATAAAGAATTTGATATTGAAGTAGAATATTTTGCTTCTCCTAATTTAGACAATAAAACTTTAATTTTAGCCGACCCAATTTTAGCAACCGGTCAATCTTTGGTTGCTGTTTTTGAAGGTTTAAAAAAACACGGTACTCCAAAAGAAATTCATTTAGCTTGTGTAATTGGTGCTACAGAAGGTATTGAATATGTTAAAGAACACTTTCCTGCAGATACTAAATTATGGATTGGTACTGTTGACGAAAAATTAAATAGCCATGGATATATTGTTCCTGGTTTAGGTGATGCTGGAGATTTAGCCTTTGGTGTAAAATTATAATAAATACACCACTACTGAAGTTATAAAAAAGGTGTATAAAACTAAGTTTTTAAATACTTTAGAAGTACTTTTTTGTATTAAATTAGCAATTATTATTCCAGCAGGAAATAATAAGAAAAACACTTCTGAGCCATCTTTGGTAGGAGAAAGTAATACTATAGCTGTTGAAATAATAAGATGATTTATAATAACTTGAAATGCAGATTTAAAAGTATTATTAACCAATAATACTTTTG includes the following:
- the upp gene encoding uracil phosphoribosyltransferase; translated protein: MIVNILDSKKSILNKFISEIRDVSVQKDSMRFRRNIGRVGEIIAYKISQTLTFEKNTVTTPLGTKIVDTPKNDIVLCSILRAGIPLHDGLLNYFDDAENAFISAYRKQRNDKEFDIEVEYFASPNLDNKTLILADPILATGQSLVAVFEGLKKHGTPKEIHLACVIGATEGIEYVKEHFPADTKLWIGTVDEKLNSHGYIVPGLGDAGDLAFGVKL